The following coding sequences lie in one Lentilactobacillus sp. SPB1-3 genomic window:
- a CDS encoding AAA family ATPase, whose protein sequence is MIIQKLEIYGYGKWSDQTIELNAPIQMIIGANEAGKSTIVDFIKSILFGFQTSRQAVHGKYIPKDGSKYGGEIYFEESNQQYRVIRTKGTHGGKVRFFNLSKDIELTKEDFEEMIAPIDRDIYDNLFYFGEYAQSDLYKMDITELRQRIQELGVTGANKLFDLSADFDSQASAMFAKKGTKRQINQKLRDYDQLSKQVDEAKENFAEYQQLTNDIQIQSQKNGDLQSKLKTEQSRLSKLESQARTIPLLTELQQLPEVNQSDLKDGFSDKDKNQFAAYLAEKNQSEKEFVKIKDQLTDPQLAVTLSPAATFYRQNEGQITDLLLDAVSIQDKVSHLTYNQESKNSNQEKINSLMSEHNLVDPLPAPFDEETKQKVSGLLDDKAQAENYQQSRSTNKQTLTITNPMMLGIGVLIAIIGLFMSSVLVKLIGIVAGAAFAYYFGIGHSKAAPDKMIDEASVQARLDDIGRKFELGNIPEDEWLPIQNVLSQINDLQNEIEQLTTASKQIDADVKNYFNQWQFANDWLAMSAGAPYSERLEVIRTSVSRWQKESNESLATENKLTMLQNMLTEQQAGLDKINATINHFLTERQLTKSADFDAEYARQQVIEKQLAKRQQLTEQIQSAKVTISADNDLDALQNQVETARKDISELQASLNENERAVTEKQIRLDHLVRDGEYQQLNQQLENMKAEIVADVHSFVALSTSAQFIGRVLDIASKGRLPKILNQATEYFGLLTNGKYKKIDFDDSITVTSINDYNFEINELSRGTLEQLYLSLVLSMAVNFADTYPMPIVIDDGFVNFDSQRRQNAYQLLNKVAERTQVIYLTANEPVEDVNIAQLKI, encoded by the coding sequence TTGATAATTCAGAAGTTAGAAATTTACGGTTATGGTAAGTGGTCAGATCAAACCATTGAATTAAATGCACCGATTCAAATGATTATTGGCGCAAATGAGGCCGGCAAATCAACAATCGTCGATTTTATCAAGTCAATATTATTCGGTTTTCAAACCAGCCGACAGGCCGTTCATGGAAAATACATTCCAAAGGATGGTAGCAAATATGGTGGCGAAATCTACTTTGAAGAATCTAATCAGCAATATCGAGTAATCAGAACTAAGGGAACTCATGGTGGTAAAGTGCGATTCTTTAATCTCAGCAAAGATATTGAACTGACCAAAGAAGATTTTGAAGAAATGATCGCACCCATCGACAGAGATATTTACGATAATCTGTTTTATTTTGGTGAATATGCTCAAAGTGATTTATACAAGATGGATATCACGGAACTCCGTCAACGGATTCAAGAACTCGGGGTTACCGGTGCAAATAAACTATTTGATTTAAGCGCTGATTTTGATAGTCAAGCTTCTGCTATGTTTGCTAAAAAAGGAACCAAGCGACAAATAAATCAGAAGTTGCGAGACTATGATCAATTAAGCAAACAAGTGGATGAAGCGAAGGAAAACTTTGCTGAATACCAGCAATTAACTAATGATATTCAGATTCAGAGCCAAAAGAATGGCGACTTGCAATCAAAATTGAAGACAGAGCAATCAAGACTAAGTAAGTTAGAATCTCAAGCCAGAACCATTCCATTATTGACAGAATTACAACAGTTACCTGAAGTAAATCAGTCAGATTTAAAGGATGGTTTTTCAGATAAGGACAAGAACCAATTCGCAGCTTATCTGGCAGAAAAAAATCAGAGTGAAAAAGAGTTCGTTAAAATCAAAGACCAGCTGACTGATCCGCAACTGGCAGTTACATTGTCACCAGCTGCAACTTTTTATAGACAAAATGAAGGACAAATTACAGACCTCTTGTTAGACGCGGTTTCTATTCAGGATAAAGTATCGCACTTAACGTATAATCAAGAGAGTAAAAACAGCAACCAAGAAAAAATTAACTCGCTTATGTCCGAGCATAATTTGGTCGATCCGTTACCTGCACCATTTGATGAGGAAACAAAACAAAAGGTTTCTGGTTTGTTGGACGATAAGGCACAGGCAGAAAATTATCAACAAAGTCGCAGTACTAACAAGCAAACGTTGACTATCACTAATCCAATGATGTTGGGGATAGGTGTGTTAATTGCAATTATCGGCTTGTTTATGAGTTCGGTGTTGGTTAAGTTAATTGGCATTGTTGCTGGGGCTGCATTCGCTTATTACTTTGGAATCGGTCATTCAAAGGCTGCTCCAGATAAAATGATCGACGAAGCTTCTGTGCAAGCTCGTTTGGACGATATTGGACGAAAATTTGAATTGGGTAACATTCCAGAAGATGAATGGTTGCCAATCCAAAATGTTTTATCACAAATCAATGACTTACAAAACGAAATTGAGCAACTAACAACTGCTTCAAAACAAATTGACGCTGATGTAAAAAATTACTTCAACCAATGGCAATTTGCCAACGATTGGTTGGCAATGTCAGCTGGTGCTCCATATTCTGAACGACTAGAAGTTATTAGAACAAGTGTCAGTCGTTGGCAAAAAGAATCGAATGAATCTCTAGCGACCGAAAATAAGCTCACTATGTTGCAAAATATGTTGACAGAACAACAAGCTGGCTTAGACAAGATCAATGCTACAATCAATCATTTCTTAACTGAACGACAGTTAACCAAGAGCGCTGATTTTGATGCAGAATACGCTAGACAACAAGTTATTGAGAAACAATTGGCCAAGCGTCAACAATTAACTGAACAGATTCAGTCTGCTAAAGTAACGATTAGTGCCGATAATGATTTGGACGCGTTACAAAATCAAGTTGAAACTGCCAGAAAAGATATTTCAGAATTACAAGCATCTTTGAATGAAAACGAACGAGCAGTCACAGAGAAACAAATTAGACTCGATCATTTAGTAAGGGATGGCGAGTACCAGCAGTTAAATCAACAACTGGAAAACATGAAGGCAGAGATTGTTGCTGATGTGCATAGCTTTGTTGCCTTATCAACTAGTGCTCAGTTTATTGGTAGAGTATTAGATATAGCATCCAAAGGGCGGTTACCTAAAATTTTGAATCAAGCTACGGAATACTTTGGCCTCTTAACGAATGGGAAGTATAAAAAAATTGATTTCGATGATTCGATTACCGTAACTTCAATTAATGACTACAATTTTGAAATTAATGAATTGTCCCGAGGAACTTTGGAGCAACTCTACTTGTCATTAGTACTCTCAATGGCGGTCAATTTTGCTGATACTTATCCAATGCCAATTGTGATTGACGATGGTTTTGTCAATTTTGATTCTCAAAGAAGACAAAATGCTTATCAATTGTTAAATAAGGTCGCAGAACGCACCCAAGTTATTTATTTAACTGCCAATGAACCGGTTGAAGATGTTAATATTGCTCAATTAAAAATTTAG
- a CDS encoding 3'-5' exoribonuclease YhaM family protein gives MAKQLMDLTENEEFEMFVILKKAEKRVAKNGKQFLAMTFQDKSGEINGMYWDASDEDVEKFTAGTIVHLTGKRESYLNSPQIKISSMSLPNADEHLVRDDFVQSAPIKIYDMKAEIDQIVFSITNATCSRIVRFLLKRHGEAFFEYPAAKSNHHDYEGGLAFHTISIVRLAEHIVDQYSGIDAPLLYSGALLHDLGKTVELSGPVGTTYTLAGNLLGHLSIIDAEIVEAADSLGISQDSEDLLLLRHMVLSHHGLKEYGSPERPQLLEAEILHDLDEMDASIMMMKRAINQTQPGEFSDKIFGLDNRRFYRPTKTE, from the coding sequence ATGGCAAAACAATTAATGGATTTAACTGAAAATGAAGAATTTGAAATGTTTGTGATTTTAAAGAAGGCCGAAAAGCGAGTGGCCAAAAACGGCAAACAATTTTTAGCTATGACTTTTCAAGATAAATCCGGTGAAATTAATGGAATGTATTGGGACGCAAGTGATGAGGATGTTGAAAAATTTACTGCAGGGACGATCGTTCATTTAACTGGTAAACGCGAAAGTTATCTGAATAGTCCCCAAATTAAAATTTCGTCAATGAGTTTACCTAATGCTGATGAACACCTGGTTCGGGATGATTTCGTTCAATCGGCCCCAATCAAGATTTATGATATGAAAGCAGAAATTGACCAAATCGTCTTTTCCATTACCAATGCGACTTGCAGTCGAATCGTTAGATTCTTATTGAAAAGACATGGCGAGGCGTTCTTTGAATATCCAGCGGCTAAGTCTAATCATCATGACTATGAGGGTGGATTAGCATTTCATACGATATCGATCGTTAGATTAGCTGAACATATTGTAGATCAGTACAGTGGTATTGATGCACCGCTGTTATATTCAGGAGCTTTATTGCATGACTTAGGTAAGACTGTTGAATTGTCAGGACCTGTTGGGACGACATACACATTAGCAGGTAATTTGCTAGGCCATCTAAGTATTATTGATGCGGAGATCGTTGAAGCTGCTGATAGTTTAGGGATTTCACAAGATTCCGAAGATTTATTGTTATTGCGGCATATGGTACTTTCTCATCACGGACTAAAAGAATATGGTTCGCCTGAACGCCCACAATTACTAGAAGCAGAGATTCTCCATGATTTAGATGAAATGGATGCTTCAATCATGATGATGAAGAGGGCCATTAATCAGACACAGCCAGGGGAGTTTTCTGATAAGATTTTTGGACTGGACAATAGAAGATTCTATCGACCAACCAAAACCGAATAA
- a CDS encoding peptidylprolyl isomerase PrsA, which produces MKKWLIALAGVLLSFTLVACGSKSVATTDGGKITESAYYSSLKGTSSGKQVLQQMILNKVLEKQYGNKVKDSKVTDAFNKYKKQYGSSFNAVLQQNGMTASGLKNDIRSNLLLQEAVKDNIKITDAQLKKQFKSYQPKVTVNQILVAKKSTAEKVISELKNGKSFSSLAKKYSTDSATKNKGGRIAAFDNTNTSLDTNFKKAAFKLNNGQYTKTPVKTQYGYQVIQMVNHPKKGSYKDHESELKDQIVQSKLQDSATVKSVVSKVLKKGNVQIQDKDLQNVLADYLTSSSSKK; this is translated from the coding sequence ATGAAAAAATGGCTAATCGCTTTAGCCGGAGTATTACTTAGTTTTACTCTTGTTGCATGTGGTAGTAAATCAGTTGCCACAACTGATGGTGGTAAAATCACCGAAAGTGCTTATTACAGTAGTTTGAAAGGTACTTCAAGTGGTAAACAAGTACTTCAACAAATGATTTTGAACAAAGTATTGGAAAAACAATACGGCAACAAAGTTAAAGACTCTAAAGTTACTGATGCCTTTAACAAATACAAGAAACAATACGGTTCATCATTCAACGCTGTTCTACAACAAAATGGTATGACTGCTTCAGGTCTTAAGAATGATATTCGTTCTAACCTTCTTCTTCAAGAAGCCGTTAAGGATAATATCAAGATTACAGACGCTCAATTGAAGAAACAATTCAAGTCTTACCAACCAAAAGTAACTGTTAACCAAATTTTAGTTGCTAAGAAATCAACTGCTGAAAAAGTTATCAGTGAACTTAAGAACGGTAAGAGCTTCTCAAGCTTAGCTAAGAAGTATTCAACTGATTCTGCTACTAAGAACAAGGGTGGCCGTATCGCAGCCTTTGATAACACTAACACTTCACTTGATACTAACTTCAAGAAAGCTGCCTTCAAGTTGAACAACGGTCAATACACTAAGACCCCTGTTAAGACTCAATATGGTTACCAAGTAATTCAAATGGTAAACCATCCTAAGAAAGGTTCTTACAAAGATCACGAAAGTGAATTGAAGGACCAAATCGTTCAAAGCAAACTTCAAGACAGTGCAACTGTTAAGTCAGTCGTTTCAAAAGTCTTGAAGAAGGGTAACGTTCAAATTCAAGATAAAGACCTTCAAAACGTCTTAGCTGATTACCTTACTTCATCAAGTAGCAAGAAATAA
- a CDS encoding HIT family protein — MKDCIFCKIVAGDIPSYTIYEDDVVKAFLDISQGTPGHTLVIPKKHVPNIFEYDPELAGEVFSRIPKIARAVKASNPDIQGMNIVNNNGQIAYQSVFHSHFHLVPRYTDHDDFSMTFKDNSNEYTPEQLEAIQNSIIKELGK; from the coding sequence ATGAAAGATTGTATTTTTTGTAAGATTGTTGCGGGTGACATCCCCAGCTACACCATTTACGAAGATGATGTTGTCAAAGCTTTCTTAGATATTTCTCAAGGAACTCCAGGTCACACCTTGGTAATCCCAAAGAAACATGTTCCAAACATCTTTGAATATGACCCTGAACTAGCTGGAGAAGTATTCTCAAGAATTCCAAAAATTGCTCGTGCTGTCAAAGCATCAAATCCAGATATTCAAGGGATGAATATTGTGAATAATAACGGTCAGATTGCTTACCAATCAGTATTTCATTCACATTTCCACTTAGTTCCTCGTTATACTGATCATGATGATTTCAGCATGACATTCAAAGACAATTCCAATGAATACACCCCTGAACAATTAGAGGCTATTCAAAATTCAATTATTAAGGAACTGGGTAAGTAA
- a CDS encoding ABC transporter ATP-binding protein, with amino-acid sequence MALKINKLVGGYSSVPVLKDITFDIKDGELVGLIGLNGAGKSTTINHIIGLLTPFSGSIEINGTTISQDLKKYKEQIAYIPESPIVYKELTLRDHIEMTIMAYSLDHDEAWQRAHALLKTFRLDNKLDWFPDNFSKGMRQKVMIVCAFMTNAKLFIIDEPFLGLDPLAVSDLLQLITDRKRQGASILMSTHVLDTAEKYCDRFVLVHEGQVRTEGTLDELKGEFPEAGDSLNDIYLTLAKQQGERDE; translated from the coding sequence TTGGCTTTAAAAATCAATAAGTTAGTTGGTGGCTATTCTTCAGTCCCCGTATTAAAAGATATTACATTCGACATCAAAGATGGTGAGTTAGTAGGACTTATCGGTTTAAATGGTGCCGGAAAATCAACAACGATCAATCATATTATTGGGTTGTTAACTCCTTTTTCAGGTTCAATTGAAATTAATGGTACGACTATTAGTCAAGATCTAAAGAAATATAAGGAACAGATTGCCTATATTCCTGAATCGCCAATCGTTTATAAGGAACTCACATTAAGAGACCATATTGAAATGACGATTATGGCTTATAGTTTGGATCATGATGAAGCTTGGCAACGAGCTCATGCTTTGTTGAAAACATTTAGGCTAGATAATAAATTAGACTGGTTCCCAGATAACTTTTCAAAGGGAATGCGACAAAAAGTGATGATTGTTTGTGCATTTATGACTAATGCCAAGCTGTTTATCATCGATGAACCATTCTTAGGCCTTGATCCACTGGCTGTTAGTGATTTACTACAACTTATTACTGATCGTAAACGTCAAGGTGCTAGCATTTTGATGTCAACCCATGTTCTAGACACTGCTGAAAAGTATTGTGATCGGTTTGTTCTGGTTCATGAGGGTCAGGTTCGGACTGAGGGAACTCTAGATGAACTTAAGGGTGAATTTCCAGAGGCGGGAGATTCATTAAATGACATTTATTTGACCTTAGCAAAACAGCAGGGTGAACGAGATGAATAG
- a CDS encoding ABC transporter permease, protein MNSLFKNRLSSHLTEMLKYLRLVFNDYFVLALMFMIGGLGYYYSGVLKSLHQGTWWAALLMIVIFTASLQLGRLATLLEDPDYVFWLPKESEMHRYFKSGFNYSLVIAIVVQVVVWFISMPFMVRTMHVQMIFLLISLILLKITWLLSDYVRKFKIKTWLANRTIIRFCLPIITLVASFYINSIVGMIISIIFLLTLMWYARKLSGNVPVDWRDAIDDENSRMHTIYSFFNLFTDVKEIGGSVKRRRYLDWLVNRIKPKAENTYLYLYAHGIIRDTEMSGLFVRLTVIGLVLLLFVSGTWLPIILAVLFIYLIGFQLVPFYYHFDDNAFVHIYPIDQKNQLRSFQIVIRDMLMVTAILFAIAVAIANWGNWTTIGSVIIVEVIELIGFIYWYVPSRLRRAAIKR, encoded by the coding sequence ATGAATAGTTTGTTTAAAAACAGACTATCAAGTCATTTAACTGAAATGCTGAAGTATCTTCGTCTCGTATTCAATGATTACTTCGTTTTGGCATTGATGTTTATGATCGGTGGTTTAGGTTATTACTATTCAGGAGTTTTAAAAAGTCTTCATCAAGGTACTTGGTGGGCTGCACTGTTGATGATAGTTATTTTCACTGCTAGTTTGCAACTTGGTCGGCTAGCGACTTTACTAGAAGATCCAGATTATGTGTTCTGGTTGCCTAAAGAATCGGAAATGCATAGATATTTTAAGTCTGGGTTTAATTACAGTTTAGTAATTGCGATTGTGGTTCAGGTCGTCGTTTGGTTCATTAGTATGCCATTCATGGTAAGAACCATGCACGTACAGATGATTTTCTTATTGATATCATTGATATTATTAAAAATAACTTGGTTATTAAGCGACTATGTTAGAAAATTCAAAATTAAAACTTGGTTAGCTAATCGAACGATTATTAGGTTTTGTTTGCCTATCATTACGTTGGTAGCGTCATTTTACATTAACTCAATTGTGGGAATGATCATCAGTATCATTTTCTTATTGACATTGATGTGGTACGCCAGAAAATTATCTGGCAATGTTCCTGTGGACTGGCGAGATGCTATTGATGATGAGAATAGTCGAATGCATACGATCTATTCATTTTTCAATCTATTTACTGATGTCAAAGAGATCGGTGGTTCAGTTAAAAGACGTCGTTATCTTGACTGGTTAGTAAATCGCATTAAACCAAAAGCAGAAAACACTTACTTGTACCTGTATGCACATGGTATTATTAGAGATACAGAAATGAGCGGTCTCTTTGTTAGATTAACCGTGATTGGTTTAGTTTTACTTCTATTTGTTAGTGGAACTTGGCTACCAATTATTCTGGCTGTATTATTTATCTATTTGATTGGTTTTCAGTTGGTGCCATTTTATTACCATTTTGATGACAATGCCTTCGTGCACATTTATCCAATTGACCAAAAGAATCAATTAAGAAGCTTTCAAATCGTTATTAGGGATATGTTAATGGTCACTGCCATTTTGTTTGCCATCGCGGTGGCAATCGCAAATTGGGGTAATTGGACGACAATTGGTTCAGTAATCATCGTAGAGGTGATTGAATTGATCGGGTTCATTTACTGGTATGTTCCTAGTCGACTAAGACGAGCTGCAATAAAACGTTAA
- the trmB gene encoding tRNA (guanosine(46)-N7)-methyltransferase TrmB, which translates to MRVRKKPWAASFINDHQEYIVLEPKNYLGKWQSRFAKEQPLHVEIGTGKGQFIIEMAKQHPEINFIGIELQESVIATALRTFLEAPTPNLQFVLTDGGDVNEFFNQHEIEKIYLNFSDPWPKSRHAKRRLTSPGFLKSYQEVLQEDGAIEFKTDNRGLFEYSLISFNNYGMSYEYVSLDLHNSPEAVTNVETEYEQKFSPKGPIYKLVAKFNSSLPDD; encoded by the coding sequence ATGCGAGTTAGAAAAAAACCATGGGCAGCGTCATTTATCAATGACCACCAAGAATACATTGTTCTAGAACCGAAAAATTATTTAGGCAAATGGCAATCCAGATTTGCTAAGGAACAACCATTACATGTTGAAATTGGTACCGGTAAGGGTCAGTTTATTATTGAAATGGCCAAACAACATCCTGAAATCAATTTTATTGGAATTGAACTGCAAGAGTCTGTAATCGCCACTGCATTAAGAACATTTTTAGAAGCGCCAACACCTAACCTTCAATTCGTTTTGACTGACGGTGGGGATGTCAATGAATTTTTCAACCAACACGAAATCGAAAAGATTTATCTTAACTTCTCTGATCCATGGCCAAAATCTCGTCACGCAAAGCGTCGATTGACGTCACCAGGTTTCTTGAAAAGCTATCAAGAAGTCTTACAAGAAGACGGTGCCATTGAATTTAAGACTGATAATCGTGGATTGTTTGAGTATTCATTGATTAGTTTTAATAACTATGGCATGAGTTATGAATACGTTAGTTTGGATCTGCATAATTCACCAGAAGCAGTTACTAACGTCGAAACAGAGTATGAACAGAAATTCAGTCCCAAAGGACCAATTTATAAACTGGTAGCCAAGTTTAATTCATCGTTACCTGATGACTAG
- a CDS encoding thioredoxin family protein, with product MEVLEKTNYANLIDQHKDGKYMLFFTADWCPDCRFIKPAMPEIESEFSDYTFLTVDRDENIDLAAEMGIMGIPSFVALSDGEEIGRFNNGDRKTKKEVEDFINSLN from the coding sequence ATGGAAGTACTTGAAAAAACTAACTACGCCAACCTCATAGATCAGCACAAAGATGGCAAATACATGCTATTCTTCACTGCTGACTGGTGCCCTGATTGCCGCTTCATTAAGCCAGCTATGCCAGAAATCGAATCTGAATTTTCTGATTATACATTTCTAACAGTTGACCGTGATGAAAATATCGATCTTGCTGCTGAAATGGGTATCATGGGAATCCCAAGTTTCGTTGCGCTTTCTGACGGCGAAGAAATCGGTCGTTTTAATAACGGAGACCGTAAAACAAAAAAAGAGGTTGAAGATTTTATCAACTCACTTAATTAA
- the ytpR gene encoding YtpR family tRNA-binding protein, whose protein sequence is MLIASYNPKGTGDTLIVILRPDTKEQKQEIKNDIVRISDVESNETLGYNFFNASQILDDLEGVNGQAPLTATDVDKLNSALVAAGFTGDIEFDPEPKFVIGYVKKMEDHPDSDHLKVTITVVDGGKELQIVSGSPNMAEDIKVVVAKVGAMMPDGLIIWPGKLRGVESDGMIVSGRELRLANAPQKKGALILPNDFGEVGDTFDFDKGQHIFD, encoded by the coding sequence ATGTTAATTGCAAGTTATAATCCTAAGGGGACGGGCGACACATTAATTGTGATCTTACGTCCAGACACTAAAGAGCAAAAACAAGAAATCAAGAATGACATAGTGCGAATTTCAGATGTTGAATCTAATGAAACGTTAGGTTACAACTTCTTTAATGCCAGTCAGATTCTCGATGACTTAGAAGGAGTTAATGGTCAAGCGCCATTAACGGCTACTGATGTTGACAAACTAAATTCTGCTTTGGTGGCTGCTGGTTTTACTGGAGATATTGAATTTGATCCAGAACCTAAGTTTGTCATTGGCTATGTGAAGAAGATGGAAGATCATCCTGATTCTGATCATTTGAAGGTAACCATTACAGTTGTTGATGGTGGAAAAGAGCTTCAAATCGTTAGTGGCTCACCTAACATGGCTGAAGATATCAAGGTAGTTGTTGCCAAAGTTGGTGCTATGATGCCTGATGGATTAATAATTTGGCCTGGTAAACTTCGTGGAGTAGAGAGCGATGGCATGATTGTTTCTGGTCGTGAATTACGATTAGCCAATGCTCCACAGAAAAAGGGAGCATTGATCTTGCCAAATGATTTTGGCGAAGTTGGTGATACCTTTGACTTTGACAAAGGTCAGCACATTTTTGATTAA